In Cellvibrio polysaccharolyticus, a genomic segment contains:
- a CDS encoding amidohydrolase family protein, with amino-acid sequence MIDAHQHLWKIGSHGCVWPTPDLNAIYRDFDLTEAKHLARKKGVTGTVLVQSQESDADTDYLLAMASRSQFIKAVVGWVDLGNARAQQRIRKLAANPKFRSVRPMLQSMADDGWIMKPQQQPAIQCLIEENLCFDALVFARHLPYLDALTDQYPELPVVIDHAAKPPLSPGSVEDSRQWQYFMQKLAAKPQVYCKLSGLVTEMAASQCEPVLQQCVERLLYWFGSGRLMWGSDWPVVNLAANPQLAGYENWSETAMRLLADCSPAEKYAITEGNVLRFYGISRLK; translated from the coding sequence ATGATTGATGCACATCAGCACTTATGGAAAATCGGTTCGCATGGTTGCGTCTGGCCTACACCGGATCTGAACGCAATTTATCGGGATTTTGATTTGACGGAAGCGAAACATCTCGCCAGAAAAAAAGGTGTTACCGGCACCGTACTGGTACAGTCCCAGGAAAGTGATGCAGACACCGACTACTTGCTTGCCATGGCATCACGCAGTCAATTTATCAAGGCGGTGGTAGGGTGGGTGGATCTGGGGAATGCCCGCGCGCAGCAGCGAATTCGCAAGCTGGCAGCCAACCCGAAATTTCGTAGCGTGCGGCCCATGTTGCAGTCCATGGCAGACGACGGCTGGATAATGAAACCGCAACAGCAGCCCGCCATCCAATGCCTTATTGAAGAAAATTTGTGTTTTGATGCCCTGGTGTTTGCCAGACACTTGCCGTATCTGGACGCCCTTACCGATCAATATCCTGAATTACCGGTGGTGATTGACCATGCCGCCAAACCTCCTTTGTCACCGGGTTCGGTAGAAGACTCTCGCCAATGGCAATACTTCATGCAAAAACTTGCTGCCAAGCCTCAGGTGTATTGCAAGCTCTCCGGGTTGGTAACAGAAATGGCTGCGAGCCAGTGTGAGCCGGTGTTGCAACAGTGTGTTGAGCGGCTGTTGTATTGGTTTGGCTCGGGGCGGTTAATGTGGGGTAGCGATTGGCCTGTAGTCAACCTTGCTGCCAATCCGCAGCTGGCTGGTTATGAAAACTGGAGCGAAACAGCAATGCGCTTGCTGGCCGACTGCTCGCCCGCAGAAAAATATGCAATTACCGAAGGGAATGTATTGCGCTTCTATGGCATCAGCCGGTTAAAATGA
- the fucP gene encoding L-fucose:H+ symporter permease, protein MPATAKSARVLWPLFLIISLFFLWGMANHLNDILITQFKKAFVLTDFKSSLVQMAFYFGYFVFAIPAALYLRRFGYQSGVVFGLLLYGVGALLFYPAAQAHQYYIFLLALFVIASGLAFLETSANPLIVAMGDPATAERRLNFAQSFNPLGALTGIWIGKEFILSGIEHTGEDLAALSPEALLALYEMEVQAVQTPYLLLGCFVIVWALVVWRVSFPAIALKQAAAESGTGRLQDFKMLLKQRYFMTSVMAQFFYVGAQVCIFSFMIRYGQQALPGVGEKHLAFWVFCSLIAFMVGRFVATALMGKIRATWLLWLFACINVVLCVIAICFPTKTGMIAFTATTFFMSLMFPTIFALGIKNLGPLSKAGSSLLVMAIIGGALLTALMGLISDVANIHTAVIVPLCCFMVVAIFARVSLRREKA, encoded by the coding sequence ATGCCTGCAACCGCGAAAAGCGCCCGTGTGCTATGGCCATTGTTTTTAATCATCAGCCTCTTTTTTTTATGGGGGATGGCCAACCACTTAAACGATATTCTCATTACGCAATTTAAAAAGGCTTTTGTACTGACGGATTTCAAATCCAGTCTGGTGCAAATGGCGTTTTATTTTGGCTATTTTGTGTTTGCCATTCCTGCGGCGCTTTACTTGCGCCGCTTCGGTTATCAATCCGGCGTTGTGTTCGGGTTGTTGCTGTACGGGGTGGGTGCCTTGTTGTTTTACCCTGCGGCACAAGCGCACCAATACTACATTTTTCTGCTGGCGCTCTTTGTTATTGCCAGCGGGCTCGCCTTTCTTGAAACCTCTGCCAATCCGCTCATCGTTGCCATGGGCGACCCGGCAACCGCCGAACGGCGTTTGAATTTTGCGCAATCTTTTAATCCGCTGGGCGCACTGACCGGTATCTGGATCGGCAAGGAATTTATTCTGTCTGGCATCGAGCACACCGGGGAGGACCTGGCGGCACTTTCTCCGGAGGCGTTACTGGCGCTTTACGAGATGGAAGTGCAAGCGGTGCAAACGCCTTATTTGCTGTTGGGTTGTTTTGTTATTGTCTGGGCGCTGGTGGTATGGCGGGTGTCGTTTCCGGCTATTGCCTTAAAGCAGGCGGCGGCCGAGTCGGGCACGGGTCGGTTGCAAGACTTTAAAATGCTGCTTAAACAGCGCTATTTTATGACCAGCGTGATGGCGCAGTTTTTTTATGTGGGCGCGCAGGTTTGCATCTTCAGTTTTATGATCCGCTATGGTCAACAGGCCTTGCCTGGCGTCGGCGAAAAACATCTCGCCTTTTGGGTTTTTTGTTCGTTAATCGCCTTTATGGTCGGGCGGTTTGTGGCGACGGCGTTGATGGGAAAAATTCGCGCAACCTGGCTGTTGTGGCTATTCGCCTGCATCAATGTGGTGTTGTGTGTAATTGCTATCTGTTTCCCCACTAAAACCGGCATGATTGCCTTTACCGCCACTACCTTTTTTATGTCGTTAATGTTCCCCACTATTTTTGCGCTGGGGATAAAAAATCTCGGCCCGCTGTCCAAAGCCGGCTCCTCCTTACTGGTGATGGCAATTATCGGCGGCGCTTTGTTAACAGCGCTGATGGGGCTGATTTCGGATGTTGCCAACATTCACACGGCTGTGATTGTGCCTTTGTGCTGCTTTATGGTGGTAGCTATTTTTGCGCGGGTCAGCTTGCGCCGCGAAAAAGCGTAA
- the lldD gene encoding FMN-dependent L-lactate dehydrogenase LldD → MIPANYTDYRELARKRLPHFLFEYIDGGAFSETTLRHNEQDLQSIGVRQRVLRDISNVSTNTHLFGQDFALPIILAPVGIAGLNARRGEVQAAQAAEHKGIPFCLSTVSACAIDEVRSGVNQPIWFQLYMMRDRGFLREMLARAREAGSRTLLFTVDMPVPATRYRDIRSGLSGGSLIRRKLTRVTQVMRRPGWAWDVGLFGRPHTLGNIAPVLGDKAGIDEFWSWLGNNFDPTVTWKDIDRIREEWSGELIIKGILDPDDARQAAALGADGLIVSNHGGRQLDGASSSIRALPAIADAVGDDITVLMDSGIRSGLDVVRALALGAKAVMIGRPWVYALAARQRAGVEDLLDRFASEMRVVMALSGCNSLSDITPDILDLSPSDIKAQLRELQQK, encoded by the coding sequence ATGATTCCTGCCAACTACACTGACTACCGCGAACTGGCCCGTAAACGCTTGCCACACTTTTTATTTGAATATATTGATGGCGGCGCCTTCAGCGAAACCACCTTAAGGCATAACGAACAGGATCTGCAATCTATTGGCGTGCGCCAACGGGTATTACGCGATATTTCCAACGTTTCCACCAACACGCATTTATTCGGTCAGGATTTTGCCCTGCCGATTATTCTCGCCCCGGTGGGCATTGCCGGCCTTAACGCCCGGCGCGGTGAAGTGCAGGCAGCACAAGCGGCCGAGCACAAAGGTATTCCGTTTTGTTTATCCACCGTGTCGGCCTGCGCCATTGATGAAGTGCGCAGTGGTGTAAACCAGCCTATCTGGTTTCAGCTTTATATGATGCGCGATCGCGGCTTCCTTCGCGAAATGCTGGCGCGCGCCAGAGAAGCCGGTTCCCGCACGCTGTTGTTTACCGTAGACATGCCGGTGCCAGCTACCCGCTATCGCGATATTCGCTCCGGGCTGTCGGGCGGGAGTTTGATCAGACGTAAACTGACACGGGTAACCCAGGTAATGCGCCGCCCGGGCTGGGCGTGGGACGTGGGTTTATTCGGCCGTCCGCATACGCTTGGCAATATTGCCCCGGTGCTCGGCGATAAGGCCGGTATTGATGAATTCTGGTCATGGCTGGGCAATAATTTTGACCCCACCGTCACCTGGAAAGATATCGACCGCATTCGTGAAGAGTGGTCCGGCGAGCTGATTATTAAAGGTATTCTCGACCCGGATGATGCACGCCAGGCTGCAGCACTGGGGGCGGATGGTTTGATTGTTTCCAACCACGGTGGTCGCCAGCTGGATGGTGCCAGCTCGTCCATTCGCGCCTTACCGGCCATTGCCGATGCAGTGGGCGATGACATTACCGTGTTGATGGACAGCGGCATTCGTAGCGGGCTGGATGTGGTAAGAGCGCTGGCGCTGGGTGCCAAAGCGGTGATGATTGGTCGCCCCTGGGTGTACGCCCTGGCGGCACGTCAACGTGCCGGCGTAGAAGATTTACTGGATCGTTTTGCCAGTGAGATGCGCGTGGTGATGGCGCTTTCCGGCTGTAATAGCCTGTCTGATATTACGCCGGACATTCTCGATTTATCGCCGTCCGACATCAAAGCACAGCTGCGCGAATTGCAGCAAAAATAA
- the pdxY gene encoding pyridoxal kinase, which yields MTNSCAIETGPAAIDVISVQSLVAYGYVGNSIAWPAMQAAGLRVSMVPTVMFSNTPHYDSIHGGVIPQSWFEGILADLDRRGVTAQAKVILTGFLGDPAQARALAEWIAASCARWPQLRVQIDPVIGDYAQGVFVDERLVDAYKTWLLPLADGLVPNLFELEKLTGRPVRTHEEIESAARCLLQQCRGGGRGWVLVTSTPPLSGLDSEIGMTWVTAATSGHISHQRIDSNPKGTGDLFSALLVQQLLQEKPLEEAARVAADYVVRMLEQTRDRGWPEMAFDFQLIARSMSAG from the coding sequence ATGACAAATTCCTGCGCGATAGAAACGGGGCCTGCGGCTATTGATGTAATTTCAGTGCAATCGCTGGTGGCCTACGGTTATGTGGGCAACAGTATTGCCTGGCCAGCCATGCAGGCAGCGGGATTGCGGGTATCCATGGTGCCCACGGTGATGTTCAGCAATACACCCCATTATGATTCCATTCACGGTGGTGTGATTCCGCAAAGCTGGTTTGAGGGTATTCTTGCTGACCTTGATCGTCGCGGTGTAACGGCGCAGGCAAAAGTGATTCTCACCGGTTTTCTCGGTGATCCGGCGCAAGCTCGCGCGCTGGCGGAATGGATTGCCGCGTCTTGTGCTCGCTGGCCGCAATTGCGTGTGCAAATTGATCCGGTGATTGGCGATTATGCGCAGGGCGTGTTTGTTGATGAGCGGCTGGTTGACGCTTATAAAACCTGGTTGCTACCCCTGGCCGATGGTCTGGTGCCCAATCTTTTTGAATTGGAAAAACTGACTGGCCGCCCTGTGCGTACGCACGAGGAAATTGAATCGGCAGCGCGTTGTTTGTTACAGCAATGTCGCGGTGGTGGCCGTGGGTGGGTGTTGGTCACCAGCACGCCGCCGCTGTCGGGGCTGGACAGCGAAATCGGGATGACCTGGGTAACCGCAGCAACCAGCGGTCATATCAGTCACCAGCGGATTGATAGCAACCCGAAAGGAACCGGTGATTTGTTCAGCGCGCTGTTGGTGCAACAATTGTTGCAGGAAAAACCGTTGGAGGAAGCCGCGCGGGTCGCTGCCGATTATGTGGTGCGAATGCTGGAACAAACCCGCGATCGGGGCTGGCCGGAAATGGCCTTTGATTTTCAGTTGATCGCGCGGTCTATGAGTGCCGGTTAA
- a CDS encoding YggS family pyridoxal phosphate-dependent enzyme translates to MSDSDLSSRVRPAYAQASSLEEIRGNLESIQGRIAAACERSGRSLSEVRLLPVSKTVDAERLRLVYAAGCRDLGENKVQEAWNKSVEMADLTDLRWSVIGHLQTNKARVVARFAHEFQALDSLRLAEELDRRLQAEGRSLNVLVQVNTSAEPSKYGLAPEAVEAFMRELPAFSSLRVKGFMTLALFSEDKVRVRECFIRLRQLRDRLRDSVDPSIAMDQLSMGMSGDFEMAIEEGATVVRIGQAIFGARALPDAHYWPGIPAN, encoded by the coding sequence GTGAGCGATTCTGATTTATCTTCAAGGGTACGTCCTGCCTACGCCCAGGCGTCCAGTCTGGAAGAGATTCGTGGCAACCTTGAATCCATTCAGGGGCGCATTGCCGCCGCTTGCGAGCGCAGTGGCCGCTCACTTTCCGAGGTGCGTTTGTTGCCGGTTTCAAAAACGGTAGACGCGGAGCGTTTGCGCCTGGTTTATGCGGCGGGTTGTCGCGATCTGGGGGAAAACAAGGTACAGGAAGCCTGGAATAAGTCCGTTGAGATGGCAGATCTTACCGATCTTCGCTGGTCTGTTATCGGTCATTTGCAAACCAACAAAGCGCGGGTTGTTGCCCGTTTCGCTCACGAATTTCAGGCGCTGGACAGCTTGCGTCTGGCGGAAGAGCTGGACCGTCGGTTACAGGCCGAAGGGCGCTCATTGAATGTGCTGGTGCAAGTGAACACCTCGGCAGAGCCTTCCAAATACGGTTTGGCGCCCGAGGCAGTGGAAGCGTTTATGCGGGAGCTGCCGGCTTTTTCTTCGCTGCGTGTAAAAGGTTTTATGACGCTGGCATTGTTCTCGGAAGACAAGGTGCGGGTGCGTGAATGCTTTATTCGCCTGCGCCAGTTACGCGATCGCTTGCGCGACAGTGTTGACCCCTCAATAGCAATGGACCAATTATCCATGGGCATGTCGGGCGATTTTGAAATGGCCATCGAAGAAGGTGCGACGGTTGTTCGTATCGGCCAGGCAATTTTTGGTGCCCGCGCGCTACCGGACGCTCATTACTGGCCTGGCATTCCTGCCAACTGA
- the ptsJ gene encoding MocR-like B6 salvage transcription factor PtsJ: protein MRIAGKSAADIFESIRALVQNGQLPPGAALPTVRDLALQLTVNRNTVAAAYQRLVTAGIAVTRGRHGTFIRERQAPGEQEGSPFDSPLTDVASGNPAPDLLPDPLQYLNREAYSTRLYGEAVINPELEALAIDWFREDCANPYEVNITHGAVDAIERLLITHLVTGDKVAIEDPCFLGSINTLRLKGFQILPVAVDERGMRPEALAQALAEGARAVICTPRAHNPTGCSVDAARAKVLKKLLAQHPNLLIIEDDHFALLANTPCHSLVSPTNRCWAMVRSVSKCYGPDLRIAFVASDPETSQRLRMRLASGTTWVSHILQNIVFNLLRSKDVKKIVAAARNSYTEKRTRLIHALEKKGIAVQSQADGLNVWVSLTASTASVTERMAQCGWLVRNGEGFYVSNSQPALRLTIATLSLSQIENLADDLLQCLD, encoded by the coding sequence ATGAGAATAGCAGGCAAAAGCGCGGCCGATATATTTGAAAGTATCCGTGCACTGGTACAAAACGGACAGCTGCCCCCCGGCGCGGCTTTGCCTACGGTGCGTGATCTGGCGCTGCAACTGACCGTTAATCGCAATACCGTTGCCGCGGCCTATCAACGGCTGGTTACCGCTGGCATTGCAGTAACCCGCGGCCGCCACGGTACCTTTATTCGCGAACGCCAGGCGCCCGGCGAGCAGGAAGGCAGCCCGTTTGATTCACCGCTCACCGATGTTGCCAGCGGTAACCCGGCACCTGACCTACTGCCTGATCCGCTGCAGTATTTGAACCGGGAAGCTTATTCAACCCGCCTTTATGGCGAAGCGGTGATCAATCCTGAACTTGAAGCATTGGCTATCGACTGGTTTCGTGAAGACTGTGCCAACCCTTACGAAGTTAATATCACCCACGGTGCGGTGGACGCTATCGAGCGTCTGTTGATTACCCACCTGGTCACTGGTGATAAAGTCGCTATCGAAGACCCCTGCTTTCTCGGCAGTATCAACACACTGCGCTTGAAAGGTTTTCAAATATTACCGGTCGCGGTGGATGAACGTGGCATGCGACCGGAAGCACTGGCACAAGCACTGGCAGAAGGCGCTCGCGCTGTTATTTGCACACCGCGAGCCCACAACCCGACCGGTTGCAGCGTGGATGCTGCAAGAGCAAAAGTTTTAAAAAAGCTGCTGGCGCAACATCCCAACCTGCTCATTATTGAAGACGATCACTTTGCCTTGCTCGCCAATACACCCTGCCATTCGCTGGTATCACCAACCAATCGCTGCTGGGCGATGGTACGCTCGGTTTCCAAATGTTATGGCCCGGATTTGCGCATTGCCTTTGTTGCCAGTGATCCGGAAACTTCACAGCGTTTACGTATGCGCCTGGCTTCCGGCACCACATGGGTGAGCCATATCTTGCAAAATATTGTTTTCAATTTATTGCGCAGCAAGGACGTAAAAAAAATTGTTGCCGCCGCGAGAAACAGTTACACGGAAAAAAGAACACGGCTTATCCATGCACTGGAGAAAAAGGGTATTGCCGTGCAATCACAGGCTGATGGTCTTAACGTGTGGGTTTCACTCACGGCGTCTACTGCCAGTGTCACCGAGCGGATGGCGCAATGTGGATGGCTGGTGAGAAACGGGGAAGGTTTTTATGTCAGCAACTCGCAACCGGCATTGCGCCTTACGATTGCAACCTTGTCACTTTCACAAATAGAAAATCTGGCTGATGATTTGTTGCAGTGCCTGGACTGA
- a CDS encoding glycoside hydrolase family 3 protein: MSTTQSKVTWPAIESAVKKDPAIEQKIADLLQNMSLEEKIGQMMQPEIRYTTPQDIRDYHLGSVLNGGGSVPNGNRYSKLADWVAMADGYYHASMDTSDGCAAIPVIWGTDAVHGVGNLVGATLFPHNIALGAMNNAELIRQIGEVTAYEIAAMGLDWDFSPTVAVVRDDRWGRTYESWSEDPARVREYAGKMVEGLQGSADQFLDQHHIIATAKHFLGDGGTVNGIDRGDNLDDETTLRDVQAAGYMSALEVGVQTVMASFNSWHGERLHGHHYLLTHVLKEQMGFDGFVVGDWNGHGFIKGASVLDCPQAINAGLDMFMVADADWKILYNNTLEQARNGVIPMARIDDAVRRILRVKLRAGMFERGAPSTRPLAGKQERVGSAEHRAIARQAVRESLVLLKNKNHLLPLSPRSHILVAGDGADNISKQTGGWSVTWQGTGNTMQDFPGATTVWSAISQTVAAAGGKAVLSPEGEFTEKPDVAIVVFGEDPYAEMQGDVQNLLYKPSNARDWELLKSLRAQGIPVVSLFVTGRPLWVNRELNASDAFAVIWQPGTEANGITDVIFADIDGKARHDFKGRLTFSWPHRPDQGPLNIGDENYDPLFAYGYGLSYQDDDTLADNLSEEGIAVQQTGRVLEIFRQRPLEPWHIEIEGNKNDRLIVNDNIASASTVSISSVDRNVQEDARRVRWNGQGEGYVALATRDRQVLIDYLREQGELVVDIKVDQVEAAEVFLRVGCGPSCNSDLDITAQIRDLEGKGWQTLRVPLSAFPDVGSNFGLVLPPAEFFNLVLAPFGLVTSGALDLTFSNVLIEKQN; this comes from the coding sequence ATGTCCACAACACAATCCAAGGTTACATGGCCCGCTATTGAATCCGCTGTAAAAAAAGATCCTGCTATCGAGCAAAAAATTGCTGATCTTTTGCAAAATATGTCACTGGAAGAAAAAATTGGCCAGATGATGCAGCCGGAAATTCGCTACACCACACCGCAGGACATCAGGGATTACCACCTGGGTTCGGTGTTGAATGGCGGTGGATCTGTGCCGAATGGCAATCGCTATTCGAAGCTGGCTGACTGGGTTGCTATGGCAGATGGTTACTACCATGCTTCTATGGACACCAGCGATGGTTGTGCGGCAATCCCGGTTATCTGGGGAACGGATGCGGTGCACGGCGTGGGCAATCTGGTCGGGGCAACCCTGTTTCCGCACAATATTGCGCTGGGTGCGATGAACAACGCGGAGCTGATTCGTCAAATTGGCGAAGTGACGGCCTACGAAATTGCCGCCATGGGGCTGGATTGGGATTTTTCGCCCACCGTAGCGGTGGTGCGTGATGATCGCTGGGGAAGAACTTACGAATCCTGGTCAGAAGATCCGGCTCGTGTGCGTGAATACGCCGGCAAAATGGTAGAAGGCTTGCAGGGCTCCGCTGATCAATTTCTCGATCAACATCATATTATCGCTACCGCCAAACACTTCCTCGGTGACGGTGGTACGGTCAATGGTATTGACCGGGGTGATAACCTTGACGATGAAACAACCCTGCGCGATGTGCAAGCTGCTGGTTATATGAGTGCGCTGGAAGTTGGTGTGCAAACGGTAATGGCATCGTTTAACAGCTGGCATGGCGAGCGCCTGCACGGCCATCATTATTTGTTGACCCATGTACTTAAAGAGCAAATGGGTTTTGATGGTTTTGTGGTGGGTGACTGGAATGGTCATGGGTTTATCAAAGGTGCCAGCGTGCTGGATTGTCCGCAGGCAATTAACGCCGGGCTTGACATGTTTATGGTCGCCGATGCCGACTGGAAAATTTTATACAACAACACCCTGGAGCAAGCGCGTAATGGCGTTATTCCCATGGCGCGTATTGACGATGCCGTGCGTCGTATTCTGCGGGTAAAACTGCGTGCCGGTATGTTTGAACGCGGCGCGCCATCCACTCGCCCGCTGGCAGGCAAGCAGGAAAGAGTAGGCTCGGCTGAGCACCGCGCTATTGCCCGTCAGGCAGTGCGTGAGTCGCTGGTGTTATTAAAAAATAAAAATCATTTATTACCTTTGTCGCCGCGCAGCCATATTCTGGTGGCGGGTGATGGTGCCGATAATATTTCCAAGCAAACCGGCGGTTGGTCAGTGACCTGGCAGGGCACCGGCAATACCATGCAGGATTTCCCCGGTGCGACCACCGTATGGTCAGCTATTTCGCAAACCGTTGCGGCGGCGGGCGGTAAAGCGGTTTTGAGTCCAGAGGGTGAATTTACAGAAAAGCCGGATGTTGCCATTGTTGTATTCGGTGAAGACCCTTACGCAGAAATGCAAGGTGATGTGCAAAACCTGTTGTACAAACCATCCAACGCTCGCGATTGGGAATTGCTGAAATCGTTGCGTGCACAGGGTATTCCGGTGGTTTCATTATTTGTTACCGGCCGGCCTTTATGGGTTAACCGCGAGTTGAATGCATCGGATGCTTTTGCTGTTATCTGGCAACCAGGCACTGAAGCCAATGGTATTACGGACGTTATTTTTGCCGATATCGATGGCAAAGCCCGCCACGATTTCAAGGGACGTTTAACCTTTTCCTGGCCGCACCGTCCGGATCAGGGACCGCTGAATATTGGCGATGAAAATTACGATCCGCTGTTCGCCTACGGCTACGGTTTGAGTTACCAGGATGACGATACGTTGGCCGATAATTTGTCAGAAGAAGGCATTGCTGTGCAGCAAACCGGGCGGGTACTTGAGATTTTCCGCCAGCGTCCGTTGGAACCCTGGCACATTGAGATTGAAGGCAATAAAAATGATCGTTTGATCGTTAACGATAATATTGCCAGCGCTTCTACCGTCAGTATCAGCTCTGTGGATCGCAACGTGCAGGAGGATGCCCGCCGGGTGCGCTGGAACGGGCAGGGTGAAGGTTATGTTGCACTGGCTACCCGTGACCGTCAGGTGCTGATTGATTATCTGCGTGAGCAAGGCGAATTGGTGGTAGATATTAAAGTCGATCAGGTTGAGGCCGCAGAAGTTTTCTTGCGTGTCGGCTGTGGCCCTTCCTGTAATTCGGATCTGGATATTACGGCACAAATTCGCGATCTTGAAGGCAAAGGCTGGCAAACTTTGCGGGTGCCTTTGTCGGCATTCCCGGATGTTGGCTCCAACTTCGGTCTGGTGTTACCGCCAGCGGAGTTTTTCAATCTGGTGCTGGCGCCTTTCGGGTTGGTCACCAGTGGTGCTTTGGATCTGACCTTTTCCAACGTGTTGATTGAAAAACAAAACTGA